In a genomic window of Myxococcales bacterium:
- a CDS encoding glutaredoxin encodes MTRRTLPEAQIHPAIRAKLADNHQDIVDEVLAAIAAHDVVVVGMKQNPYPKKARKALTAKGTPFHYLEYGSYLNTWRRRNALKMWTGWPTFPMIFVKGVLIGGFQDLEKLLASGEWDQLLAAPRTAA; translated from the coding sequence ATGACGCGCCGCACGTTGCCCGAGGCCCAGATCCACCCGGCGATCCGCGCCAAGCTCGCCGACAACCACCAGGACATCGTCGACGAGGTCCTCGCCGCGATCGCCGCCCACGACGTGGTCGTCGTCGGCATGAAGCAGAACCCGTACCCGAAGAAGGCGCGCAAGGCGCTGACCGCCAAGGGCACGCCGTTCCATTACCTCGAGTACGGCAGCTACCTGAACACCTGGCGGCGCCGCAACGCGCTCAAGATGTGGACCGGGTGGCCGACCTTCCCGATGATCTTCGTCAAGGGCGTGCTGATCGGCGGCTTCCAGGACCTCGAGAAGCTGCTGGCCTCGGGCGAGTGGGACCAGCTCCTCGCCGCGCCCCGCACCGCCGCCTGA
- a CDS encoding ATP-binding protein — MRIYFVGSHATGKTTLCRYVSRRFGLPMITEVARAVLAEMESSLDALRTDMELVAEYQDRVFGRQVAIEKMHAGAFVSDRAFDNLAYAAEHTTVVADLMGDQRFKDYIRWVSEGTVFFLRPHRDLLKEDGVRAGVSWESVLRIDGMIKLLLEQHRIPYLPIESVSMQERVRAVEFVLSRAGIAPTVAASERTRTSDGGRAVETSSTPAFDALRAAIGGVRPS; from the coding sequence ATGCGCATCTACTTCGTGGGCAGCCACGCCACCGGCAAGACCACGCTGTGCCGGTACGTCAGCCGCCGGTTCGGCCTGCCGATGATCACCGAGGTCGCCCGCGCGGTCCTGGCCGAGATGGAGAGCTCGCTCGACGCGCTGCGCACCGACATGGAGCTGGTCGCCGAGTACCAGGACCGCGTGTTCGGGCGGCAGGTCGCGATCGAGAAGATGCACGCGGGCGCGTTCGTCAGCGATCGCGCGTTCGACAACCTGGCCTACGCCGCCGAGCACACCACCGTCGTCGCCGACCTGATGGGCGATCAGCGGTTCAAGGACTACATCCGCTGGGTGTCCGAGGGCACGGTGTTCTTCCTGCGCCCGCACCGCGACCTCCTCAAGGAGGACGGCGTCCGCGCCGGCGTGTCGTGGGAGTCGGTGCTGCGGATCGACGGCATGATCAAGCTCCTGCTCGAGCAGCACCGCATCCCGTACCTGCCGATCGAGAGCGTGTCGATGCAGGAGCGCGTGCGCGCGGTCGAGTTCGTGCTGTCGCGCGCCGGCATCGCGCCGACGGTCGCGGCCAGCGAGCGCACCAGGACCAGCGACGGCGGCCGCGCGGTCGAGACCTCGTCGACGCCCGCGTTCGACGCCCTGCGCGCCGCCATCGGCGGCGTCCGCCCGAGCTGA
- a CDS encoding CoA-binding protein, producing the protein MTDLDVRAILAHSPTVAVLGVHHDPARPAHYVPAYLHAQGYRVLGVNPALVGRALFGAPVVATLADLAEPIDLIDVFRRADALPGHLAELAACPAPVVWFQLGIRNDAVAEALRAAGKRVVQDRCTLADHRRLGLGAPRRPA; encoded by the coding sequence ATGACCGATCTCGACGTCCGCGCGATCCTCGCGCACAGCCCGACCGTGGCGGTGCTCGGCGTCCACCACGATCCCGCGCGCCCGGCCCACTACGTGCCGGCCTACCTGCACGCGCAGGGCTATCGCGTCCTCGGCGTCAACCCGGCGCTGGTCGGCCGCGCGCTGTTCGGCGCGCCCGTCGTGGCGACCCTGGCCGACCTGGCTGAGCCGATCGATCTGATCGACGTGTTCCGCCGGGCCGACGCGCTGCCTGGGCACCTGGCCGAGCTGGCCGCGTGCCCGGCGCCGGTGGTGTGGTTCCAGCTCGGCATCCGCAACGACGCCGTGGCCGAGGCGCTGCGCGCCGCCGGCAAGCGCGTGGTCCAGGATCGATGCACGCTGGCCGACCACCGTCGGCTCGGCCTGGGCGCGCCGCGCCGTCCGGCCTGA
- a CDS encoding PDZ domain-containing protein: MRASSILAWTCVAAVVGCGRGRGGPHGLLDAIPLEATAVVQLDPAALRDTWIETVAVALATRAEVPPCVVTRARTATRVVVAWADMLPDDGFLVALTGGAVAPCPELTTRGGIATWSRDLAPRADGDDGYFADRSRRARFTRLAAAPVRGLADHELSAGIVARADVTIDGRDGVDARATVRFDAASAADGARARLDRWRANVDRDRLGGAAAAVQALAVDGPVAGTPNLELTLRMPGPPGAEAAALLAAAVVAGSYLDERMPCPADTAMAPWAIVCTSGEVRVPAAARDRMLAVDGPGALLTLRRVGSNAQRVVVRAVEPTSPLRALGLAADDVVLDVDGVTATPASIEAALAAAATRPVDSTATVRIMRGGRRLTLRYRITP, translated from the coding sequence ATGCGCGCGTCGTCGATCCTGGCCTGGACCTGCGTCGCGGCCGTCGTCGGCTGCGGCCGCGGGCGCGGCGGGCCGCACGGCCTGCTCGACGCGATCCCGCTCGAGGCCACCGCGGTGGTGCAGCTCGATCCGGCGGCGCTGCGCGACACCTGGATCGAGACGGTCGCGGTGGCGCTCGCGACCCGGGCCGAGGTGCCGCCGTGCGTCGTGACCCGGGCCCGCACCGCGACCCGGGTCGTGGTCGCGTGGGCCGACATGCTGCCCGACGACGGCTTCCTGGTGGCCCTGACCGGCGGCGCCGTCGCGCCCTGCCCCGAGCTCACCACCCGCGGCGGGATCGCGACCTGGTCGCGCGACCTCGCGCCCCGGGCCGACGGCGACGACGGCTACTTCGCCGACCGATCGCGACGCGCGCGCTTCACCCGCCTGGCGGCGGCGCCGGTGCGCGGCCTCGCCGACCACGAGCTGTCGGCCGGGATCGTCGCGCGGGCCGACGTCACGATCGACGGCCGCGACGGCGTCGACGCGCGCGCGACCGTGCGCTTCGACGCGGCCAGCGCCGCCGACGGCGCCCGGGCCCGGCTCGATCGCTGGCGCGCCAACGTCGACCGCGATCGCCTCGGCGGGGCCGCGGCCGCGGTCCAGGCGCTGGCGGTCGACGGTCCGGTGGCCGGCACGCCCAACCTCGAGCTGACGCTGCGGATGCCGGGCCCGCCCGGGGCCGAGGCGGCGGCGCTGCTCGCGGCGGCGGTCGTGGCCGGCTCGTACCTCGACGAGCGCATGCCGTGCCCGGCCGACACCGCGATGGCGCCGTGGGCGATCGTCTGCACCAGCGGCGAGGTGCGGGTGCCCGCCGCGGCGCGCGATCGCATGCTGGCGGTCGACGGCCCCGGCGCGCTGCTCACGCTGCGCCGGGTCGGCAGCAACGCCCAGCGCGTGGTCGTGCGCGCGGTCGAGCCGACGTCGCCGCTGCGCGCGCTGGGGCTGGCGGCCGACGACGTCGTCCTCGACGTCGACGGGGTCACCGCGACGCCGGCGTCGATCGAGGCCGCGCTGGCGGCGGCCGCGACCCGCCCGGTCGACAGCACCGCGACCGTGCGCATCATGCGCGGCGGCCGGCGGCTGACCTTGCGCTACCGGATCACCCCGTGA